One Amaranthus tricolor cultivar Red isolate AtriRed21 chromosome 1, ASM2621246v1, whole genome shotgun sequence DNA window includes the following coding sequences:
- the LOC130799122 gene encoding uncharacterized protein LOC130799122, translating to MGDTEKGEAENPEESVSTHTSKLAGTVNWGTATVMGIFAGMLYGGSKEASASASKDAEVTLKLGSTPDKREQYRLMRDAMEKRFYRVTRGSLIGGVRLGMFTAAFYGLQNLFAEKRGVHDVYNIAAAGSATAATFGLIMPGSLFWRARNVMMGSILGATFCFPLGWAHLKLVEKANEERLTAHPPINEKGEVRTGVGAVIDRLEGSVSK from the exons ATGGGAGACACTGAAAAGGGAGAGGCTGAAAATCCAGAAGAATCTGTTTCAACT CATACTTCAAAATTAGCTGGTACTGTCAATTGGGGAACAGCTACTGTCATGGGGATATTTGCTGGAATGCTATATGGAGGCAGCAAGGAAGCATCTGCATCTGCT AGCAAGGATGCCGAAGTGACTTTGAAGCTTGGTAGTACCCCAGACAAACGTGAGCAATATCGGTTGATGAGAGATGCTATGGAGAAGAGGTTTTATAGAGTCACTCGTGGATCTCTGATCGGGGGAGTGCGTCTCGGGATGTTTACTGCTGCATTTTATGGTCTACAGAATCTGTTTGCCGAGAAACGAGGAGTTCATGATGTGTATAACATTGCTGCTGCTGGTTCTGCTACTGCTGCAACTTTTGGTCTGATAA TGCCAGGATCTCTTTTCTGGCGAGCCAGGAATGTCATGATGGGTTCAATTTTGGGGGCAACATTCTGTTTTCCTCTTG GTTGGGCCCATTTGAAGCTGGTTGAAAAAGCAAACGAGGAAAGGCTCACTGCTCATCCTCCAATTAACGAGAAGGGCGAAGTCAGGACTGGTGTTGGAGCTGTCATTGACCGACTTGAAGGAAGTGTCAGCAAGTAA